The Archangium lipolyticum genome includes a region encoding these proteins:
- a CDS encoding poly(A) polymerase: protein MSQDRFQTSREVYHRIRWDPRFDGREFVIGFDAHGEALEEIPFVAFVPDGEIPWHRVWYFRRGHEKVWDRRERIDRLSTLTFDPPEEPAPPPALPPPLPVETTPRFTPLPFYRYDTRANAWAGAERMIGGTEALPSPAELTVATFNVLYDLYDPELLDTGRRTSAAISLLRSVDADIIALQEVTEPFLRALLEKPWVREHYFLSEGPSAATVQPYGQLLLSRFPFTSLSQCVFSRDKRVIAGELTLPGGTLWVATPHLTSNRAPSGSAARAAQVRALIDWTRSLGNEEGGAPDVLLVGDFNFGDGAPEAQDFEKAGFVDAWTALRPGDAGYTFDPSRNSLAALTTTSGQCQRYDRVLVRSASGRLVPREVGLFAEAPLSGPPAPGGDALFASDHFGLSCVLHRGAASVRTPAHEPREASPRVLTVPPVHQSAVVLIPPEEAWAPIQALRAVHDSKYERWMPHVTLLYPFVPEEYFGEAEALIAEALRDIEPFEVMLAGFEHFEHRASVTAWLRPEDRPHGALKALQSALEAALPHCDEQGRKSERGFTPHLSIGQLPRAAASETRRTLAAWEKEWRPLRFEVREVCLISRRGNEPFEVRRRVPLGGGRRSSDEVRRARQSAVGRFESLCARLGTALHPYGSYLLGTDDAGSDVDAVAIGPASLSREDFAGALAGLLGGQGGAASARFVADAAIPMVKLVLDGVHFDLSYARRPEGVAPCPPAELLELHGAQLDTASFRSVNGWTDTRALLDCVEREGAGLERFRTVLRAVKAWARARGVYSHALGYLGGLSWAVLVAWACTRAPREATRSDSALLVHFFETFASWPWPRPVTITPETARYQLGNLRDLMPVVAPSLPPRNTARNVSRSTLQVLGDELARARDVVRRARAEGAVEAWDALFEPADLEKELPVRLVVSVEAPSPEAREATAGWVLGHLTALVYRMESDRRLFARPFPNARSEGPFVIGLSSRGHDGAEVLSIRPGSALARTVDDFHASFREWSHRPAGASLSVELVPR, encoded by the coding sequence ATGTCTCAAGACAGATTCCAGACCAGCCGAGAGGTGTACCATCGCATCCGCTGGGACCCCCGATTCGACGGGCGTGAGTTCGTCATCGGCTTCGACGCGCACGGCGAGGCCCTGGAGGAGATTCCCTTCGTGGCCTTCGTCCCCGATGGGGAGATTCCCTGGCACCGCGTCTGGTACTTCCGGCGTGGCCACGAAAAGGTGTGGGACCGTCGCGAACGCATCGACCGGCTATCGACCCTCACCTTCGATCCTCCGGAAGAGCCCGCACCGCCGCCGGCTCTTCCTCCTCCTCTCCCGGTCGAAACGACTCCACGCTTCACGCCGCTGCCGTTCTACCGCTACGACACGCGAGCCAATGCCTGGGCCGGGGCAGAACGGATGATCGGCGGCACCGAGGCCCTTCCTTCTCCGGCGGAGCTCACGGTCGCCACGTTCAACGTCTTATATGACCTGTACGACCCGGAGTTGCTCGACACGGGCCGGCGGACCTCCGCGGCGATCTCCCTGCTGCGTTCGGTCGATGCGGACATCATCGCCCTGCAGGAAGTCACCGAGCCCTTCCTCCGCGCGTTGCTCGAGAAGCCGTGGGTGCGTGAGCACTACTTCCTCTCGGAAGGACCCTCCGCGGCTACCGTCCAACCCTACGGGCAACTCCTTCTCTCCCGCTTCCCGTTCACTTCACTGAGCCAATGCGTCTTCTCCCGTGACAAGCGCGTCATCGCGGGCGAGCTCACGCTCCCGGGCGGCACGCTCTGGGTGGCCACGCCGCACCTGACGAGCAATCGCGCTCCATCGGGCAGCGCGGCTCGAGCTGCTCAGGTCCGGGCGCTCATCGATTGGACACGGTCGCTCGGGAACGAAGAGGGTGGGGCGCCCGATGTGCTGCTGGTGGGTGACTTCAATTTCGGCGACGGCGCGCCCGAGGCCCAGGACTTCGAGAAGGCCGGTTTCGTCGATGCCTGGACGGCGCTGCGGCCGGGCGACGCGGGGTACACGTTCGACCCGTCCCGCAACTCACTCGCCGCGCTCACGACCACCTCTGGTCAGTGCCAGCGCTATGACCGGGTGCTCGTGCGTTCGGCATCCGGCCGGCTCGTCCCGCGCGAGGTGGGCCTCTTCGCCGAGGCGCCACTCTCGGGTCCCCCGGCTCCCGGAGGGGATGCGCTCTTCGCGTCGGACCACTTCGGGTTGAGTTGTGTGCTGCACCGTGGTGCCGCATCCGTCCGGACCCCGGCTCACGAGCCCCGTGAGGCCTCACCCCGGGTGCTCACGGTACCGCCCGTCCACCAGTCCGCCGTGGTGCTCATCCCACCCGAGGAAGCGTGGGCCCCCATCCAGGCCCTGCGCGCGGTGCACGACTCGAAGTACGAGCGCTGGATGCCGCACGTGACGCTGCTCTACCCCTTCGTGCCGGAGGAATACTTCGGCGAGGCGGAGGCGCTCATCGCGGAAGCGCTCCGGGACATCGAGCCCTTCGAGGTGATGCTCGCCGGCTTCGAGCACTTCGAGCACCGCGCCAGCGTGACGGCCTGGCTCCGCCCGGAGGACCGGCCGCACGGCGCTCTGAAGGCGCTGCAATCCGCGCTCGAAGCAGCGCTCCCCCACTGCGACGAGCAGGGCCGCAAGTCCGAGCGCGGTTTCACACCGCACCTGAGCATCGGGCAGCTCCCACGCGCGGCGGCCTCCGAGACCCGGCGCACCTTGGCGGCATGGGAGAAGGAATGGCGCCCGCTCCGCTTCGAGGTGCGCGAGGTCTGCCTCATCAGCCGGCGTGGAAATGAGCCGTTCGAGGTGCGTCGCCGCGTGCCGCTCGGCGGAGGCAGACGCTCCTCGGACGAGGTGCGCCGAGCGCGCCAGTCCGCGGTGGGCAGGTTCGAGTCCCTGTGCGCCCGGCTCGGGACGGCGCTCCACCCGTATGGCTCGTACCTGCTCGGCACGGACGATGCCGGGAGTGACGTGGACGCGGTGGCCATCGGACCCGCGAGTCTGTCTCGCGAGGACTTCGCGGGGGCGCTCGCCGGACTTCTGGGAGGGCAGGGCGGAGCCGCGAGCGCGCGCTTCGTGGCCGATGCCGCCATCCCCATGGTGAAGCTGGTGCTCGACGGCGTGCACTTCGACCTGTCGTACGCGCGCCGGCCCGAGGGTGTGGCGCCCTGTCCCCCCGCGGAGTTGCTGGAGCTGCATGGCGCGCAGCTGGACACCGCGAGCTTCCGCTCGGTCAACGGCTGGACCGATACGCGGGCGCTGCTCGACTGCGTGGAGCGGGAAGGGGCGGGGCTCGAGCGCTTCCGCACGGTGCTGCGCGCCGTGAAGGCCTGGGCCAGGGCTCGCGGCGTGTACTCGCATGCGCTGGGCTACCTGGGCGGGTTGTCGTGGGCGGTGCTGGTGGCCTGGGCGTGCACGCGCGCGCCTCGTGAGGCCACCCGCTCGGACAGCGCGCTGCTCGTGCACTTCTTCGAGACGTTCGCCTCCTGGCCGTGGCCTCGCCCCGTGACGATCACCCCCGAGACGGCGCGTTACCAGCTCGGCAACCTGCGAGACCTCATGCCGGTGGTCGCGCCCTCGCTGCCGCCGCGCAACACCGCGCGCAACGTGTCTCGCTCGACGCTCCAGGTGCTGGGCGACGAGCTCGCCCGGGCGCGTGACGTGGTGCGGAGGGCCCGTGCCGAGGGGGCCGTGGAGGCCTGGGACGCGCTGTTCGAGCCGGCGGACCTCGAGAAGGAGCTGCCCGTGCGGCTGGTGGTCTCCGTCGAGGCGCCCTCACCCGAGGCTCGCGAGGCGACCGCGGGCTGGGTGCTCGGGCATCTCACGGCGCTGGTGTACCGGATGGAGTCCGACCGCAGGCTCTTCGCGCGGCCCTTTCCGAATGCACGGTCCGAAGGCCCCTTCGTCATCGGCCTCTCCTCGCGGGGTCATGATGGCGCCGAGGTTCTCTCGATACGCCCTGGAAGCGCGCTCGCGCGGACGGTGGACGACTTCCACGCGTCCTTCCGGGAGTGGAGCCACCGCCCCGCTGGTGCATCACTCTCCGTCGAGCTCGTTCCGCGTTGA
- a CDS encoding tetratricopeptide repeat protein produces the protein MSAITAILVATLLGQGYYSPEEAQTLFQQANEAFYKQDYAAAREGYEKLVSRGFGGADIHYNLGTTYLAQGDLGRAVLSFERSRRAGGDGPDLEANFALARAQQLDKVVGNAPEEPFVQRVVGATSGNLVAWAFLGTWLVGFAFLLLFRFLRPGRRTWAAVVGAVFLVASLPSGALLAAHVWVHETLHEAVVVAPTLRAREFPRDEAKVSFEVHPGLKVRVMEETGRYVRIRLPNGLEGWAERDGVAEI, from the coding sequence GTGAGCGCCATCACCGCCATCCTCGTGGCCACGCTGCTGGGGCAGGGCTACTACTCTCCCGAGGAGGCCCAGACCCTCTTCCAGCAGGCCAACGAGGCCTTCTACAAGCAGGACTATGCCGCCGCGCGCGAGGGCTACGAGAAGCTCGTGTCCCGTGGCTTCGGGGGCGCGGACATCCACTACAACCTGGGCACCACGTACCTGGCGCAGGGCGACCTGGGGCGCGCGGTGCTCTCCTTCGAGCGCTCGCGCCGGGCTGGCGGGGATGGCCCGGACCTGGAGGCGAACTTCGCGCTCGCCCGGGCGCAACAGCTCGACAAGGTGGTGGGCAACGCCCCCGAGGAGCCCTTCGTGCAGCGCGTGGTGGGCGCCACGAGTGGCAACCTGGTGGCGTGGGCCTTCCTCGGGACGTGGCTCGTGGGCTTCGCCTTCCTGCTCCTCTTCCGCTTCCTGCGCCCGGGCCGGCGCACCTGGGCGGCGGTGGTGGGGGCCGTGTTCCTGGTCGCCTCCTTGCCGTCCGGCGCGCTGCTGGCCGCGCACGTCTGGGTGCACGAGACGCTGCACGAGGCCGTGGTCGTCGCGCCCACGCTGCGCGCGCGTGAGTTCCCTCGCGACGAGGCCAAGGTGTCCTTCGAGGTGCACCCCGGCCTGAAGGTGCGCGTCATGGAGGAGACGGGACGCTACGTGCGCATCCGCCTGCCCAACGGTCTGGAGGGCTGGGCCGAGCGGGACGGGGTGGCGGAGATATGA
- a CDS encoding BatD family protein, with translation MRRTGSGHAALAAIALLLTAMPAWAAIEFYQAVDRNEVGTEDVFQLTVVVVDPPDNAQVQFPAPDDFEVLSSSQSTQRSIEMSGSGPPQIQTVRKHVLMMRANRAGNLTIPPAVLTSGGRTYRTEPIKMTVRKGHVGPPPGQASRQRQQLPDPFRNFPGFGNMPDPFADEEEQEEDPRDPAREDMRIPRGDSDLFLRATLDKKQVYVGEQVTLSLYIYSRVDLSSVDAVTMPKLEGFWSEDVDSPTQLSGEQRIVNGVPYRTYLLRRRAIFPVKSGTLPITPAEADITTGFLFAGHRVHRVSNELNVEVKPLPPGAPKGMSGANVGDWKLSMDVSQTKVELGQPVTVKVILEGSGNVKNVTPPRLEAPAALKVYEPKTSDKVVPNKWRIQGSRVQEYLVMPQRTGSFTLPALEFPYFDPKTGRYEVSRTEPVALTVEPGAGGVASAPAASPTQLADAAAEQKNVLTAGGLRPLRYQARFEEPAAAVWQRPFFVPAVLTPVGLLMALGVVGLVRGRMSREDEGSRNRQRAKAARKRLAEAEKLRGGSSSAFYGEVEKAVLNFLEARLKVPVGGLTRDALEAKLAESGVDAERRQRVRFVLEACDAGRFAPGAEPAARERILDDAAAVMEGWDK, from the coding sequence ATGAGAAGGACTGGTAGCGGCCATGCGGCGCTGGCCGCGATCGCCCTGTTGCTCACGGCGATGCCGGCGTGGGCGGCCATCGAGTTCTACCAGGCGGTGGACCGCAACGAGGTGGGCACGGAGGACGTCTTCCAGCTCACCGTGGTGGTGGTGGATCCGCCCGACAACGCCCAGGTGCAGTTTCCGGCGCCCGACGACTTCGAGGTGCTGTCGTCCTCGCAGAGCACCCAGCGCTCCATCGAGATGAGCGGGAGCGGTCCGCCTCAAATCCAGACGGTGCGCAAGCACGTGCTGATGATGCGGGCCAACCGGGCGGGCAACCTGACGATTCCGCCGGCCGTGCTCACCTCGGGAGGCCGTACCTATCGGACCGAGCCCATCAAGATGACGGTGCGCAAGGGCCACGTGGGGCCTCCGCCCGGACAGGCGTCGCGCCAGCGCCAGCAGCTGCCGGATCCGTTCCGCAACTTCCCGGGCTTCGGCAACATGCCGGACCCGTTCGCGGATGAGGAGGAGCAGGAGGAGGACCCGCGGGACCCGGCGCGCGAGGACATGCGGATTCCGCGCGGGGACTCGGACCTGTTCCTGCGCGCCACGCTCGACAAGAAGCAGGTGTACGTGGGCGAGCAGGTGACGCTGTCGCTCTACATCTACTCGCGCGTGGACCTGTCCAGCGTGGACGCGGTGACCATGCCTAAGCTGGAGGGCTTCTGGAGCGAGGACGTGGACAGTCCCACGCAGCTCTCCGGTGAGCAGCGCATCGTCAACGGCGTTCCCTACCGCACCTACCTGCTGCGCCGCCGCGCCATCTTCCCGGTGAAGAGCGGCACGCTCCCCATCACCCCGGCCGAGGCGGACATCACCACCGGCTTCCTCTTCGCCGGCCACCGGGTGCACCGCGTCTCCAACGAGCTGAACGTGGAGGTGAAGCCGCTGCCGCCGGGGGCGCCCAAGGGCATGTCGGGCGCCAACGTGGGTGACTGGAAGCTGTCCATGGACGTGTCCCAGACGAAGGTGGAGCTGGGCCAGCCGGTGACGGTGAAGGTCATCCTCGAGGGCTCGGGCAACGTGAAGAACGTCACCCCGCCCAGGCTGGAGGCCCCCGCCGCGCTCAAGGTGTACGAGCCGAAGACGAGCGACAAGGTGGTGCCCAACAAGTGGCGCATCCAGGGCAGCCGGGTGCAGGAGTACCTGGTGATGCCGCAGCGCACGGGCTCCTTCACCCTGCCGGCACTCGAGTTCCCCTATTTCGACCCGAAGACGGGCCGCTACGAGGTGTCCCGCACCGAGCCGGTGGCGCTCACCGTGGAGCCCGGGGCGGGTGGGGTGGCGTCCGCTCCGGCCGCCTCGCCCACGCAGCTGGCGGACGCCGCGGCCGAGCAGAAGAACGTGCTGACGGCGGGAGGCCTGCGCCCGCTGCGCTACCAGGCCCGCTTCGAGGAGCCCGCGGCGGCGGTGTGGCAGCGGCCCTTCTTCGTGCCCGCGGTGCTGACGCCGGTGGGGCTGCTGATGGCCCTGGGCGTGGTGGGGCTGGTGCGCGGCCGGATGTCGCGCGAGGACGAGGGCAGCCGCAACCGGCAGCGGGCCAAGGCCGCGCGCAAGCGGCTGGCCGAGGCGGAGAAGCTGCGCGGTGGCAGCTCCAGCGCCTTCTACGGCGAGGTGGAGAAGGCCGTGCTGAACTTCCTGGAGGCCCGGCTGAAGGTGCCGGTGGGTGGCCTCACCCGCGACGCGCTGGAGGCGAAGCTGGCCGAGTCCGGAGTGGACGCGGAGCGCCGCCAGCGCGTGCGCTTCGTGCTGGAGGCGTGTGACGCCGGCCGCTTCGCCCCGGGTGCCGAGCCGGCCGCCCGCGAGCGGATTCTCGATGATGCCGCGGCCGTCATGGAGGGCTGGGACAAGTGA
- a CDS encoding ELWxxDGT repeat protein: MSAISQTSRLLLPVLALALACGPVSAPPAESEQAGAPGSAAEHAELSTWRDGVGNASRVEDIARGQPGSAPSSLTDAAGRLFFIATDAEHGTELWLSDGSSRGTRLVEDLTPGPESSELHALTAVGRTLFFVSATPDYRAELWKSDGSPDGTSRVMDIDPGTSVYGSAELTAFRGSLFFIATDAEHGTELWKSDGTPGGTSRVVDLVPGPAGSYPRELTVAGRYLYFFAARALWRTDGTEAGTVLIRRFESEDPDEFPSFLSATGADGTLYFFMFFDYEDREDPPLSVTLWKSDGTPEGTVALAEVRTPNEDLDAFSMTAAGRRVFFPSSDPAAGVEPWTSDGTPGGTHRVVDLRPGPDSSHPRELTALGGVLYFSAYVPGLGDELWRSDGTPEGTRLVKDIRSGERSPSLAFLKAEGGRLFFTAHEPGRGHELWTSDGTRGGTHRVDELAPGAFSSSPRYFTRSGARLFFVAQDRYRGAELWSAKLDSRGLLAGAGLLSSASSSMSSGSGPAYPLQDIIPGLADPSLYSAVDAGGRLFFFARDLSTGIELWTSDGTPEGTRLVKDLRPGPEGSISPFTYARAMVALGRRVFFTADDGVHGDELWTSDGTEAGTRLVKDILPGSGSSGAVPFVAGGVLFVVADDGVHGSELWRSDGTEAGTVLVEDIHPGESGSGPSQLNELRGSLIFLASDPVHGPELWRSDGTPEGTFRVSETDIGFRYEPMKVVGDLLFFTAEDWVHGYGEELWRSDGTPEGTFMLGDLAPGLQGSYPATITDVDGKAFFFAYNQVHGREPWVSDGTPEGTHLLKDVSPGDSWSVFYPGVGAANGGMFFFAAHAPGYGEELWKSDGTAAGTVLVEDIRPGPDSSTLWSELYSVEDTLLFGADDGVHGAELWMSDGTRRGTRLLQELVPGLKGSMPFPRYFIRSGRNVFFLADDLATGKEWWVLPVRSLD, from the coding sequence ATGTCGGCCATCTCGCAGACTTCGCGGCTCCTTCTTCCGGTACTGGCCCTCGCCCTGGCCTGCGGGCCCGTGTCCGCGCCTCCTGCCGAATCCGAGCAGGCAGGCGCGCCGGGCTCGGCCGCGGAGCATGCGGAGCTCTCCACATGGCGTGATGGCGTGGGCAACGCTTCCCGCGTGGAGGACATCGCCCGGGGTCAGCCCGGCTCGGCGCCTTCCTCGCTGACGGATGCCGCTGGGAGACTCTTCTTCATCGCCACCGACGCGGAGCATGGCACCGAGCTGTGGCTGAGCGACGGCTCCAGCCGAGGCACCCGCCTGGTCGAGGATCTCACTCCCGGGCCCGAGAGCTCGGAGCTGCACGCGCTCACCGCGGTGGGCCGGACGCTCTTCTTCGTCAGCGCGACTCCGGACTACCGCGCCGAGCTGTGGAAGAGCGATGGCTCCCCGGATGGCACCTCCCGTGTCATGGACATCGATCCTGGCACCAGCGTGTATGGGTCCGCGGAGCTGACCGCCTTCCGGGGGTCGCTTTTCTTCATCGCCACCGACGCGGAGCACGGCACCGAGCTGTGGAAGAGCGATGGCACTCCCGGAGGGACCTCCCGGGTGGTGGACCTCGTCCCCGGGCCCGCGGGCTCCTACCCCCGGGAGCTGACGGTGGCGGGGAGATACCTCTACTTCTTCGCCGCGCGCGCGTTGTGGCGGACCGATGGGACGGAGGCGGGCACGGTGCTCATCCGCCGGTTCGAATCCGAGGACCCGGATGAGTTTCCCTCGTTCCTCTCCGCGACCGGCGCGGACGGGACGCTCTACTTCTTCATGTTCTTCGACTACGAGGATCGCGAGGACCCGCCCCTCTCCGTGACGTTGTGGAAGAGCGATGGCACGCCGGAGGGCACGGTGGCCCTCGCGGAGGTGAGGACCCCGAATGAGGACCTCGACGCCTTCTCGATGACGGCCGCCGGGCGCCGCGTCTTCTTCCCCTCGAGTGACCCGGCCGCTGGCGTCGAGCCGTGGACGAGTGACGGCACGCCGGGTGGCACCCACCGGGTCGTGGACCTGCGGCCCGGTCCGGACAGTTCGCATCCCCGGGAGCTGACCGCGCTGGGCGGGGTGCTCTACTTCTCCGCGTACGTGCCGGGCCTCGGCGATGAGCTGTGGCGGAGTGATGGCACGCCCGAGGGCACCCGGCTCGTCAAGGACATCCGCTCCGGAGAGCGCAGCCCCAGCCTCGCCTTCCTGAAGGCCGAGGGCGGGCGCCTCTTCTTCACCGCCCACGAGCCGGGCAGGGGCCATGAGCTGTGGACGAGCGATGGGACACGCGGGGGCACCCACCGGGTGGACGAGCTCGCCCCGGGTGCCTTCTCCTCCTCGCCCCGCTATTTCACGCGCTCCGGCGCGCGGCTCTTCTTCGTGGCCCAGGACCGCTACCGGGGCGCCGAGCTGTGGTCCGCGAAGCTCGACTCCCGCGGCCTCCTCGCTGGGGCCGGGCTCCTCTCCTCGGCGAGCAGCTCGATGTCCTCGGGCTCGGGTCCCGCGTACCCGTTGCAGGACATCATCCCCGGCCTGGCGGATCCGTCCCTGTACTCGGCGGTCGACGCGGGCGGGCGGCTGTTCTTCTTCGCTCGCGACCTGAGCACGGGGATCGAGTTGTGGACGAGCGACGGCACGCCCGAGGGCACCCGGCTCGTCAAGGATCTCCGCCCCGGCCCCGAGGGCTCGATCTCTCCCTTCACCTATGCCCGGGCCATGGTGGCGCTCGGGAGGCGGGTCTTCTTCACCGCCGATGACGGTGTTCACGGAGACGAGCTGTGGACGAGTGATGGCACGGAAGCGGGCACCCGGCTCGTCAAGGACATCCTGCCCGGCTCCGGCTCGAGTGGCGCCGTCCCGTTCGTGGCGGGCGGCGTGCTCTTCGTCGTCGCCGATGATGGCGTCCACGGAAGCGAGCTGTGGCGGAGTGATGGCACGGAAGCGGGCACCGTGCTCGTCGAGGACATCCATCCTGGCGAGTCCGGTTCGGGTCCGTCCCAGTTGAATGAGCTCCGGGGCTCGCTCATCTTCCTCGCCAGCGACCCCGTGCATGGGCCCGAGCTGTGGCGGAGCGACGGCACGCCCGAGGGCACCTTCCGCGTGTCGGAGACCGACATCGGCTTCAGGTACGAGCCGATGAAGGTGGTGGGGGACCTGCTCTTCTTCACGGCCGAGGATTGGGTGCACGGCTACGGCGAGGAGCTGTGGCGGAGCGATGGCACGCCCGAGGGCACCTTCATGCTGGGCGACCTCGCACCGGGTCTCCAGGGTTCCTACCCCGCGACGATCACCGACGTGGACGGGAAGGCCTTCTTCTTCGCCTACAACCAGGTCCACGGCCGGGAGCCCTGGGTGAGCGATGGCACGCCCGAGGGCACCCACCTGTTGAAGGACGTGAGCCCCGGTGACTCCTGGTCGGTCTTCTATCCGGGAGTGGGTGCCGCCAACGGGGGGATGTTCTTCTTCGCCGCCCATGCCCCCGGCTACGGCGAGGAGCTGTGGAAGAGCGACGGCACCGCCGCGGGCACCGTGCTCGTCGAGGACATCCGTCCCGGTCCGGACTCCTCGACCCTCTGGTCCGAGCTGTACAGCGTGGAGGACACGCTCCTCTTCGGCGCCGATGATGGCGTCCATGGCGCGGAGCTGTGGATGAGCGACGGCACGCGCCGCGGGACACGTCTGCTTCAGGAGCTCGTCCCTGGCCTGAAGGGCTCGATGCCCTTTCCCCGGTACTTCATCCGCTCCGGGAGGAACGTCTTCTTCCTCGCCGATGACCTGGCCACCGGCAAGGAGTGGTGGGTCCTCCCCGTGCGTTCGTTGGACTGA
- the fliB gene encoding flagellin lysine-N-methylase, translating into MSTETTLLRYMTRFRCIAERCEDTCCTGLKVPVGEAHLHRMHEAVANSPEDAAHLHQHLQPNPGGAPSERAFIQMRPDGHCPFLDTERLCALQRRHGDAVLPDICANFPRVVTKWGERVEVSGTLACPEVARQCLLEEDAVEPEPVPALSRYVPRPEAARALPVHEKDAYTFHAETVRAALLRLVRRREYPLASRLAMLGQLAHGLDGFYFRGTESFQGEARTGAEVRLSEELQRVESPEVLEAVHRDFGGLTLPGGPCVGLFTSVLRARMATGRGERFTTLVRGVLESLRLDEGGPADLDTAWRTYAERWHRLEALHGERVHRYFHNSTLHHLWRAPFTDTPSLLAYVFRLALRVGLLRLTLVGHPRVAELCLEPSPTAGSREQLDRAAVETFQLMAKHVEQAPGFLTLAEGLVGEGRGAETLGKVLVFAAF; encoded by the coding sequence ATGTCCACTGAAACCACCCTGCTGCGCTACATGACCCGCTTCCGCTGCATTGCCGAGCGCTGTGAGGACACCTGCTGCACGGGACTCAAGGTGCCGGTGGGCGAGGCGCACCTGCACCGGATGCACGAGGCGGTGGCGAACAGCCCGGAGGACGCGGCGCACCTGCACCAGCACCTCCAGCCCAATCCCGGCGGAGCGCCCTCGGAGCGGGCCTTCATCCAGATGCGTCCGGACGGGCACTGCCCCTTCCTGGATACGGAGCGGCTCTGCGCCCTCCAGCGCCGTCACGGTGACGCCGTGCTGCCGGACATCTGCGCCAACTTCCCGCGCGTCGTCACGAAGTGGGGCGAGCGGGTGGAGGTCTCGGGGACGCTCGCCTGCCCGGAGGTGGCGCGCCAGTGTCTGCTGGAAGAGGACGCGGTGGAGCCGGAGCCCGTGCCCGCCCTGTCACGGTACGTCCCGCGGCCGGAGGCGGCGAGAGCCCTCCCGGTGCACGAGAAGGACGCGTACACCTTCCATGCGGAGACGGTGCGCGCGGCACTGCTGCGACTGGTGCGGCGGCGCGAGTATCCACTGGCCTCGCGGCTCGCGATGCTGGGGCAACTGGCCCACGGGCTGGACGGCTTCTACTTCCGGGGAACGGAGTCCTTCCAAGGTGAGGCCCGTACCGGGGCCGAGGTACGGCTGAGCGAGGAGCTCCAGCGCGTCGAGTCCCCGGAGGTACTGGAAGCCGTGCACCGGGACTTCGGCGGACTGACCCTCCCCGGGGGCCCGTGCGTGGGCCTGTTCACCTCGGTGCTGAGGGCGCGGATGGCGACCGGCCGTGGAGAACGGTTCACCACCCTGGTGCGTGGCGTGCTGGAGTCGCTCCGGCTCGACGAAGGCGGCCCGGCGGATCTGGACACGGCCTGGCGCACCTACGCCGAGCGGTGGCACCGCCTGGAAGCGCTGCACGGCGAGCGGGTGCACCGCTACTTCCACAACTCCACCCTCCACCATCTCTGGCGGGCCCCCTTCACCGATACGCCGAGCCTGCTCGCGTACGTGTTCCGCCTGGCGCTGCGGGTGGGACTGCTCCGGTTGACGCTCGTGGGCCATCCCCGGGTGGCGGAGCTCTGCCTCGAGCCCTCCCCCACCGCCGGGTCCCGGGAGCAACTGGACCGGGCGGCGGTGGAGACCTTCCAGCTCATGGCGAAGCACGTGGAGCAGGCGCCGGGCTTCCTCACGCTCGCCGAGGGGCTCGTGGGCGAGGGGCGCGGCGCGGAGACGCTGGGCAAGGTGCTCGTCTTCGCGGCGTTCTGA
- a CDS encoding ABC transporter ATP-binding protein, whose translation MIEAVDVAKVYRRGRMEVRALAGVSLTVPRGEFLSVMGPSGSGKSTLLNLLGALDVAGSGSLKIDGRELSRMKDDELSAFRRERLGFVFQFFNLMPTLTALENVMLPGLLSGKAQAELRRRAEVLLETVGLGGRTHHRPDELSGGEMQRVAVARALLAEPAVLLADEPTGNLDSRTGAEVLRMLREATRERGLTVVMVTHDPKAAAVGDRIVRLADGRIVGDERVQAQAA comes from the coding sequence ATGATCGAAGCCGTCGACGTGGCGAAGGTGTACCGGCGCGGGCGCATGGAAGTGCGTGCGCTGGCGGGTGTGTCGTTGACGGTGCCGCGAGGGGAGTTCCTCTCGGTGATGGGGCCCTCGGGCTCGGGGAAGAGCACACTGCTGAACCTGCTGGGCGCGCTGGACGTGGCGGGCTCGGGGTCGCTGAAGATCGACGGGCGGGAGCTGTCGCGGATGAAGGACGACGAGCTGTCCGCCTTCCGCCGCGAGCGGCTGGGCTTCGTGTTCCAGTTCTTCAACCTGATGCCCACGCTGACGGCGCTGGAGAACGTGATGCTGCCGGGCCTGCTGTCGGGCAAGGCGCAGGCGGAGCTGCGGCGGCGGGCCGAGGTGCTGCTGGAGACGGTGGGCCTGGGAGGCCGCACGCACCACCGGCCGGACGAGCTGAGCGGTGGAGAGATGCAGCGCGTGGCGGTGGCTCGGGCGCTGCTGGCGGAGCCTGCGGTGCTGCTGGCGGACGAGCCCACGGGGAACCTGGACTCGCGCACGGGCGCGGAGGTGCTGCGGATGCTGCGCGAGGCCACGCGGGAGCGCGGGCTGACGGTGGTGATGGTGACGCACGATCCGAAGGCCGCGGCGGTGGGAGATCGCATCGTGCGCCTGGCGGACGGGCGCATCGTCGGCGACGAGCGGGTCCAGGCTCAGGCTGCTTGA